Genomic DNA from Candidatus Sphingomonas phytovorans:
CGTGGACATGGCGCTTATCGATCTGATCCGAAAACTGTTCGGCCACCGCCCTGCCCCATCGCAACCGGCGCCGCTCATTCCCGAAGCGCCCGCCGCACCTGACGAGATCGCCGAAGATCTAACGGAGCCAGACGCGACCGTTGAGCCGGAGACTGTAACGGAGCCCGAAGCGGCAGCGGATGCCGGGGAGACAGCGGAACCGGAAATGACCGCCGAGCCCGAAGCGTCAGTCGAGCCCGACATTCTGCAGCGCTCCGCCGCACGACGGGACGATTTCTGGGCCGGGGTTGGCGATGTCGAAGGTGACGTCCTCACCCATCTCGTCAGCCCGGGCCTGACGGGCGGTCCGGCATGGCCGACCACGCGTCAGGCGTACCGTGTGATCCGCCGCGCCGACGGGTCGATCGTGATCGCGACCGACGGCCTGTCCGATCCGTTCGATGAGGGCGGCGACACCAACGGCTTCAATCTCGAACTGTTCGTCGAAAGCGCCGACCTGCCCGCTGACTTCGCCGGAACGCCGGGGGACGTGACCCCGCTCGGGCGGAGCTGGATGATCGAACTGCTTCAGAATGTCGCCGGAACGGTCGCGGGCGCCGGCGGGATCGAAGGGCAGCTCGAGCATTATGGCACGCTGTCGATGGAGGTGCCCGGCGTTTCCTCGTCCCATGCGATCAAGGATCAACTGCCCGAGGGATTCGTCACCGCCGACGACGCGATCGGCATCTTGATCGGCGGGCCAACGCCCGATTTCGCCACCCTGATCGAGGACATGCCGCTTTCGCCCGTGCGCATCGTGCCGGTCGTGCTGCTCACAGCCGCTGAACTGGGCGAGATTCGCGCCGGCGACGAAGAGACGCGCGAGGCAATCGTGGCACGGCTCGCGGCGATGCCAAGCCGCCATCGAAGCGATACCGGTCGTCCGTCGATCGTGTGACGTGCCGGTGGATTGCCGGCGCAACCGCCGCTAAGCGCATAGGCGATGAACCGCGCCTCGCACTCCTTCTCACCCGCCTCCTGCCCTCGCCTGATCGCCAAGGTCGGCTCAGCGCTGCTCGTGGCGCCGGACGGGACGGTCCGGCGGGAATGGCTGACCAGTCTCGTCGCCGACATCGCTGCACGGGTAAAGGCCGGCCAGGAGATTGCGGTGGTCTCATCCGGTGCGATCGCGCTCGGCGCGCGCCGGCTGAAATTGCCCAAGGGCGGTCGCGCCAGCCTTGAGGACGCGCAGGCCGCGGCGGCCACCGGCCAGATCGCGCTGAGCCAGGTCTGGGCCGAACTGCTCGGGGCCGAAGGGCTGACGGCCGCGCAGATCCTCGTCACCCTCGACGACCTCGAGGACCGCCGCCGCTATCTCAACGCCGCCGCCACGCTCAGCCGGTTGCTGGCGCTCGGTGTCGTGCCTGTCATCAACGAAAATGACAGTGTCGCGACCGAGGAGATCCGTTTCGGCGACAATGACCGGCTCGCCGCCCGCGTCGGCCAGGCAGCGGGCGCGCAGGGCGTGATCCTCCTGTCGGATGTCGACGGCCTGTACAATTCCAACCCGACCACCAATCCCGGCGCGACCATGATAGATCGTGTCGAACGGATTGATGCGACGATCGAGGCGATGGCGGACGGCGGCTCCGGTTCCGGCATGGGATCAGGCGGCATGGTATCGAAGATCGCGGCCGCACGGATCGCCACGGCTGCCGGTGCGCACCTCGCCATCGTTTCAGGGCACATACCGCACCCTCTCTCCGCCTTCGCCGATAGCGGCCGCGGCACCATATTCGTCGCGGAAAAAACCGCTCCCGCACGGAAAGCATGGCTGGCGGGTGGCCTGACCGCCAAGGGCGAGATCCATATCGATGCGGGCGCGATGAAGGCATTGCTCGGCGGCAAGAGCCTTCTCGCCGCCGGTGCTGTCCGGGTCAGCGGCACGTTCCGGCGCGGCGACCTTGTCGCGATCTGCGGCCCGGACGGGAAACCGGTGGCGCGCGGTCTTGCCGAATACGACACGCCCGACGCCGAGAAGATCATCGGCCGCCGCAGCGACGCCCTCGCCGCGATCCTCGGCTATGCGCCCCGCGCCGCGCTGGTCCATCGCAACCACATGGCGCTGCTGTGAGCCAGATCGCGATCACTGGCGGCACCGGCTTCGTCGGCAGGAAGCTGATCGAGCTGGCGGTGAAGGCAGGTCATGAGGTCCGTGCTCTCACACGCCGTCCCCAGCCCGACATGCCAGGCGTCATCTGGATATCGGGTGCGCTCGACACCCCGGTCGCGTTGACCAGTCTCGTGCGCGGCGCCGATGCAGTGGTCCATGTCGCCGGCGTCGTGAACGCACCGGACCGCGAAGGCTTTGCCGCCGGCAACATCACCGGCACCCAGGCCGTGGTCGACGCGACGACTAACGCAGGTGCCCGGCGCTTCATCCATGTTTCCTCGCTCGCCGCCCGCGAGCCGGAGCTGTCGAACTATGGGTGGTCGAAGGCAGGGGCCGAGCAGATCGTCGAGGCGTCGGCGCTTGACTGGACGATCGTTCGCCCGACCGGGGTCTATGGTCCCGGCGACATGGAGATGCGCGACATGTTCCGCCTGGCAAAGATCGGCCTCGCCCTGCTGCCGCCGCCGGGCAAGATTTCGGTGGTCGAGGTCGGTGACCTTGCCCGCTTGCTGCTCATCCTGGTCTCGACCGATCCGGGCCGGGTCATCCTTGAGGCGGACGACGGTGTCGAGGGTGGATGGACCCATGATGCCTTCGCCCGCGCGATCGGTGCGGCGGTCGGCCAGCGCGTGCTGCCTCTCGCCTTGCCCAGGGCATTATTATCGCTTGCGGCAAGGGGCGACCGGCTCTTCCGCGGCAGCGAGGCAAAGCTCACCGCCGACCGTGTCGGCTATCTCTGTCATCCCGACTGGACGATCGACCCCGCTCGCCGGCCATCGCCTTCCTTGTGGCGGGCCGAAGTGCCGACCCCCCGGGGCCTCACCGCCACCGCCGCATGGTATCGGTCGAACGGGCTGCTCTGATTCACTGACGACGGGCGCTACCCGAACCAATCTGCGCCGCCGGTTACTGCAATGATCCGGACGCCGAACGTCGCGCATTTGCCAATCATTCGCCGCAATCGCTAGGCAGGGCGAGAAGCGTTTCCTAAGGATATTCGATGACCGACCGCGCACATGTTTTCGACACCGTCACCGGCCTGATCGAACCCTTCAACAAGAAGGGCGTCTCGCTCAGCGATGCGACCACCTTCCAGGGCGACCTGGAGTGGGACAGCCTGACCGTGATGGATTTCGTCGCCGCGATCGAGGACGAGTTCGAGATCATCATCACGATGAACATGCAGGCCGAGATCGAGACGGTCGGCCAGCTCGTCGATGCGGTGATGAAGCTGAAAGGCTGAACCGATGACAGATTCCGCCCAGACCGCCGACGCCCTGCCGATCGATCCGCCGACGATCGCGCCGGAGCGCGACCTGTTCACCAAGTTCGACCCGCTGATCGCCGAGCGCCAAGCGCTGCTCGACACCGGCGTGCGCGATCCGTTCGCGATCGTGATGGACGAGGTGAAGTCGCCGACCATCGCCGTGATCAAGGGCAAGGAGACGATCCTGCTCGGCACCTACAATTATATGGGCATGACGTTCGATCCCGACGTCATCCAGGCCGGCAAGGACGCGCTGGACCAATATGGCTCCGGCACCAACGGCAGCCGGGTGTTCAACGGTACCTTCCGCGACCATGCCGATGTCGAGGCCGCGCTGCGCGAATTTTACGGCACGACCGGCGCGATCGTCTTCTCGACCGGTTATCAGGCCAATCTCGGCATGATCTCGGCGCTCGCCGGCAAGGGCGAGTATATCATCCTCGACGCCGACAGCCATGCGTCGATCTATGACGGCTGCGCGATGGGCAATGCCGAAGTCGTTCGCTTCCGCCACAATTCGGTCGAGGATCTCGACAAGCGCCTCGGCCGCCTGCCGGCTGAACCGGGCAAGCTGGTGGTGCTCGAAGGCGTCTATTCGATGATGGGCGATGTCGCGCCACTGAAGGAGATGGTCGCCGTCGCCAAGAAGCACGGCGCCATGGTGCTGGTCGACGAGGCGCATTCGATGGGCTTTTTCGGCCCGCGTGGCCGCGGCGTCTATGAAGACCAGGGGCTTGAGGATCAGGTCGATTTCGTTGTCGGCACCTTCTCCAAATCGGTCGGCACCGTCGGCGGCTTCTGTGTCTCGAACCATCCGAAGTTCGAGATCATGCGCTTCGTCAGCCGCCCCTATATCTTCACCGCCTCGCTGCCGCCCTCGGTCGTAGCAACCGCCGCGACCTCGATCCGCAAGCTGATGTACGCCCATAACAAGCGCGCCCATCTCTGGGAGAACAGCAAGCGCCTGCACGGCGGCCTGACCGAGATGGGCTTCAGGCTCGGCACCGCCACGCCGGAATCGGCGATCGTCGCGGTGATCCTGGAAGATCAGACCCAGGCGGTCGCGATGTGGCAGGCCCTCCTCGAAGGCGGGCTCTATGTGAACATGGCGCGCCCGCCCGCGACCCCGGCCGGCACCTATCTGCTCCGCTGCTCGGTCTGTGCCGAACACAGCGCCGACCAGATCGAAACCATCATCGAGATGTTCCGCACGGCGGGACGAGCCACCGGCGCGATCGGCTGAGCGGAAAAAAGGGCGGCTTTTCAGGGGTCGCGCTTGCGGGTAGAATCCCTGCCGATGAGCGGGAATGAAGGCGAGGCCGTAGCTCCCGGAGAGCCTGGAGGCGCCTGGCGCACCATCATGCTTGTCGTGATGGCGCTGCTGGGTGCTCTGGTGCTCGTCGCCCTGATGCTGACGTTGAACAACGCCAACGCTCAGCGCGACCGGGCGCTTCGCCTGCAGACTCACAGCTTCGAGGTGATGATCCTGGCCAGGACGCTGTCGGGCACGATCTCTGGCTCAGAGGCATCGCTTGGCCGCTATGTCATCAGCGGCGACAAGTTGCTCGGACGGCGTTTCTACGACGAATGGCGCGCGGCCGGACAGCAGATCACCAAGCTCGACCGGGTGACCGACGACAATCCCGAACAGCGGAAACTGACCGACGATCTCCGCCGCGCCTATGAGGTGCGCGGCAGGGAATTGTCGCTGATTGCGCTCAGCACCAACTACCACAAGAACGACCAGGCACTCGCTCGCTACTATCAGGCACGCGAAGCCGCCTCGCTCGGCGAGATCAACCGCCTGCTCGACCAGATCATCGCCCATGAACGCTCCCTGCTCGATATGCGCAGCGGCGAAGCATTGAGATCGGTCGCCCAATCGACCGGTGTCGCACGCGTGCTCGGCGCCTTCGGCATCCTCATCGTACTGGGTGCGATCGTGCTTGGCTGGATGACGGTTCGCGCGCTGGGCGAACGCGCCGTGGCGAATGCGGAGGCGGAGACCGAACGCCAGCGCGCCGAAGACCTGGAGGCCGCGGTCACCAAGGCGACCGCCGAACTGCTCGAAAAGGAAGCGCGACTCCGCCAGGTCCAGAAGATGGAGGCAGTCGGCCAGCTTACCGGTGGTATCGCCCATGATTTCAATAATATGCTGGCCGTTGTGCTTGGCGGACTTGAACTGGCGCGGCGCAATGTCGGCGATGCCGAGCAAGCCAGACGCCATATCGACAATGCCACTGAAGGCGCCAATCGCGCCGCAGTGCTCACCCGTCGCCTGCTCGCTTTCTCCCGAGAGGAAGCGCTGAAGCTGGAGCCGATCGAGCCGGGCACGCTGGTGGCTGGCATGTCCGACCTGCTCGACCGGACCCTGGGCGACGCCATCACCGTTGTCGCGCACGATGCCGGGTCGGGCTGGCAGATCCGTGCCGATCGTTACCAGCTCGAAAATGTCATCCTGAACCTGGCGGTCAATGCGCGCGACGCGATGGAAGGACGCGGCCAGCTGACGATCACGACTGAATGCACCGCGCTGACCGCGGGCGAGATCGGCACCTGTCCCAGCGGCGACTATGTGACGATCGCGGTGACCGATACCGGCTGCGGCATGACGCCCGAGGTCCTGGAGCGGGTGTTCGAGCCATTCTTCACGACCAAGCCGGTCGGCCAGGGCACCGGCCTGGGCCTGAGCCAGATCTTCGCCTTCGTTCGACAGGCCGATGGTGAGATCGGCATCGTATCCGAGCCGGGCCAGGGCACGACAGTGACGCTGTATCTGCCGCGCCATGTCGGCGGCAGCGCCAGTGTCACGCGACAGGAAGAGCAACCGGTCGTCGGCATATCCGCGGCACTGGACATCCTGGTGGTGGAGGACGACCCCCGGGTGCTCACCTCTACTATGGCGGCGCTGGTCGAGCTGGGCCATCGCCCCCTCGCCTGCGACAATCCGCTCCTCGCCCGCACCTTGCTCGGTCGGATGGGCAGCATCGACCTGATCGTTTCCGACGTACTGATGCCGCAACAGACGGGACCGGAGATGATCGCCGCGCTGTCGGACGGCTACGCCCATGTCGCGGTGCTGTACGTCACCGGCTATGCCGGCGATGCGAACGAGACCGCTTTCGGCGGGCATCAGGTGCTGCGCAAGCCATTCACCATCGCCGCGCTCGAGCACGCCATCGCCGCCGCCATGACCGCGCCGCGCGGCGCCGAACCAAACAGTATCGCAGCAGAGTGATTTGGTAGCTGACGCCGCCCCCCTCCCCCGATATAGCCGCTCGACCGGGCAGTCTCATCCTGCCCTTTCGCAAAGGCTGCCGCCGCTAGCTCCATGAAATCCATCGACCGCTACATGGCCCGGCTGATCGCGGTGCCGCTGTTCTCGACCCTCATCATCTCCGCGATGCTGCTGGTGCTCGATCGCATGCTGAAACTGTTCGATTTCGTCGCCACCGAAGGCGGCCCGGTCAACGTCGTCTGGAAGATGCTGGCCAACCTGCTGCCCGAATATCTCGGACTCGGCATTCCCATCGGCCTGATGCTAGGCATCCTGCTCGCTTTCCGCAAACTCGCCACCACCTCCGAACTCGACGTGCTTCGCGCGGTCGGGATGAGCTATACGCGGCTGCTTCGCGTACCGTACATGTTCGCGATCGGGCTCGCCGCGGTAAACCTCGCCATTGTCGGCTTCGTTCAGCCCGACGCGCGATACGCTTACGAGAAATTGCGGTTCGAACTGCGCACCGGTGCCCTGGGAGCATCGATCAAGGTGGGCGAGTTCACCCATTTCGGCGACAAGATGACCATCCGTATCGAGCGGAGCCGCGAACAGGGCCGCAAGCTTTCGGGCATCTTCGTGCATATGGTC
This window encodes:
- the proB gene encoding glutamate 5-kinase, which translates into the protein MNRASHSFSPASCPRLIAKVGSALLVAPDGTVRREWLTSLVADIAARVKAGQEIAVVSSGAIALGARRLKLPKGGRASLEDAQAAAATGQIALSQVWAELLGAEGLTAAQILVTLDDLEDRRRYLNAAATLSRLLALGVVPVINENDSVATEEIRFGDNDRLAARVGQAAGAQGVILLSDVDGLYNSNPTTNPGATMIDRVERIDATIEAMADGGSGSGMGSGGMVSKIAAARIATAAGAHLAIVSGHIPHPLSAFADSGRGTIFVAEKTAPARKAWLAGGLTAKGEIHIDAGAMKALLGGKSLLAAGAVRVSGTFRRGDLVAICGPDGKPVARGLAEYDTPDAEKIIGRRSDALAAILGYAPRAALVHRNHMALL
- a CDS encoding ATP-binding protein — encoded protein: MSGNEGEAVAPGEPGGAWRTIMLVVMALLGALVLVALMLTLNNANAQRDRALRLQTHSFEVMILARTLSGTISGSEASLGRYVISGDKLLGRRFYDEWRAAGQQITKLDRVTDDNPEQRKLTDDLRRAYEVRGRELSLIALSTNYHKNDQALARYYQAREAASLGEINRLLDQIIAHERSLLDMRSGEALRSVAQSTGVARVLGAFGILIVLGAIVLGWMTVRALGERAVANAEAETERQRAEDLEAAVTKATAELLEKEARLRQVQKMEAVGQLTGGIAHDFNNMLAVVLGGLELARRNVGDAEQARRHIDNATEGANRAAVLTRRLLAFSREEALKLEPIEPGTLVAGMSDLLDRTLGDAITVVAHDAGSGWQIRADRYQLENVILNLAVNARDAMEGRGQLTITTECTALTAGEIGTCPSGDYVTIAVTDTGCGMTPEVLERVFEPFFTTKPVGQGTGLGLSQIFAFVRQADGEIGIVSEPGQGTTVTLYLPRHVGGSASVTRQEEQPVVGISAALDILVVEDDPRVLTSTMAALVELGHRPLACDNPLLARTLLGRMGSIDLIVSDVLMPQQTGPEMIAALSDGYAHVAVLYVTGYAGDANETAFGGHQVLRKPFTIAALEHAIAAAMTAPRGAEPNSIAAE
- a CDS encoding aminotransferase class I/II-fold pyridoxal phosphate-dependent enzyme, whose translation is MTDSAQTADALPIDPPTIAPERDLFTKFDPLIAERQALLDTGVRDPFAIVMDEVKSPTIAVIKGKETILLGTYNYMGMTFDPDVIQAGKDALDQYGSGTNGSRVFNGTFRDHADVEAALREFYGTTGAIVFSTGYQANLGMISALAGKGEYIILDADSHASIYDGCAMGNAEVVRFRHNSVEDLDKRLGRLPAEPGKLVVLEGVYSMMGDVAPLKEMVAVAKKHGAMVLVDEAHSMGFFGPRGRGVYEDQGLEDQVDFVVGTFSKSVGTVGGFCVSNHPKFEIMRFVSRPYIFTASLPPSVVATAATSIRKLMYAHNKRAHLWENSKRLHGGLTEMGFRLGTATPESAIVAVILEDQTQAVAMWQALLEGGLYVNMARPPATPAGTYLLRCSVCAEHSADQIETIIEMFRTAGRATGAIG
- a CDS encoding acyl carrier protein — protein: MTDRAHVFDTVTGLIEPFNKKGVSLSDATTFQGDLEWDSLTVMDFVAAIEDEFEIIITMNMQAEIETVGQLVDAVMKLKG
- a CDS encoding NAD(P)H-binding protein, encoding MSQIAITGGTGFVGRKLIELAVKAGHEVRALTRRPQPDMPGVIWISGALDTPVALTSLVRGADAVVHVAGVVNAPDREGFAAGNITGTQAVVDATTNAGARRFIHVSSLAAREPELSNYGWSKAGAEQIVEASALDWTIVRPTGVYGPGDMEMRDMFRLAKIGLALLPPPGKISVVEVGDLARLLLILVSTDPGRVILEADDGVEGGWTHDAFARAIGAAVGQRVLPLALPRALLSLAARGDRLFRGSEAKLTADRVGYLCHPDWTIDPARRPSPSLWRAEVPTPRGLTATAAWYRSNGLL